The following coding sequences are from one Homalodisca vitripennis isolate AUS2020 chromosome 7, UT_GWSS_2.1, whole genome shotgun sequence window:
- the LOC124366017 gene encoding transmembrane protein 121B-like isoform X4: MKLVLAAVVATCLLGICLSEPAAKADPKAFPYALPEALAKAFPQGAVNDLLTGLSTLLQNLLAALLGGGMAAMMGGGGGDGGDGGDGGDGSGGGSDCCGCDTCGCGCCVQTCLPQIASFARPYIYRG; this comes from the exons ATGAAGCTAGTGTTGGCAGCGGTTGTCGCCACGTGTTTACTG GGAATATGTCTCTCAGAGCCTGCGGCCAAGGCCGACCCTAAAGCCTTTCCCTACGCTTTACCAGAAGCACTTGCCAAAGCTTTCCCTCAGGGTGCCGTCAATGACCTGTTGACTGGCCTTAGTACTCTCCTGCAGAACTTACTGGCAGCGTTGCTGGGTGGTGGCATGGCTGCCATGATGGGTGGTGGTGGAGGTGATGGAGGCGATGGAGGCGATGGAGGTGATGGTAGCGGAGGCGGCAGCGATTGCTGTGGGTGTGACACCTGCGGCTGCGGTTGCTGCGTCCAAACATGCCTGCCCCAAATTGCCAGCTTCGCTAGACCGTACATATACCGCGGTTAa